The window AAAAAGATCAGGGCCTGCATTTGCCGGAGGCGGTGGTACAGCAGTTACTGATAAAGTATCGAAATTCACGCAGCCTGTAATGGTATCGGTTACGGTTAAAGTGTATATATTTGAATCCTCAGGATTACAGGTTGGTGGCGAAACGTTAGGATTAGCAGTATCAGGATCATCTAAACCAATAATAGGCGTCCAGCTATATAAAAAGGAATCTACGACTATTTTGGGGCCAATCACAGCGCTATCTCCACAGCAAAGAATGATGTCAGTGCCTGCATCTGCCACTGGATTTCCGACTGTTATCAACATAGTATCAAAATTTATGCAGTTTGTAGCACTATCCTCTACTGTTAAAATATATTGGGTAGTAATAGAAGGAAACGCTAAAGGATTTGGTATTTCGGCATCATCTAATCCTGTAAAGGGTAACCAACTGTAAAATAAGGTAGTATCAACTATTTGAGGACCGATAACAATAGTATCTCCAAAGCAAATGCTTGTATCAGGGCCGGCATTTGCGATTGGTTGGGGGATCACGGTTACTATTACCGTATCAGAATCTATACAACTCGTAGTGGTGTCGGTTACTGTTAATACATATTGCGTGGTAAAAACCGGGAAAGCAATGGGGTTTGCTAAGGTTGTATCATTTAAGCCTGAAGATGGAGACCATACATATAATAATGTGGTATCTGAAGGCTGGGCGCTGAAAGTAATACTATCTCCACAAAAGATAGTTGTATCCGTGCCTGCATCTGCAATAGATGGAGGCTCATTTATGGTTGCAATGGCAGTTACTGAACAGCCTAAAACATCTGTTATTGTAACAATGTATGTTCCGGCTGTTAATCCTGTCGCAGTATCTGAGGTTTGTGGCGGTGTTGTATTCCACAAATAGGAAAAAGGAGGTATGCCATTTGATACGGTAACAGTTGCTTCTCCGTCATTAAAACCAAAACATGATACATTTTTAATTGAATCAATAGAGGCTGAAAAAGCAGTTGATTGATTTATTATTACACTATCAGTAATAGCACATCCATTTACATCTGTAACTGTAACCTGATAAGTACCGAAAATAGGGAATACAAATGGAGTTGTATTAGGTATATTTGGATCCCATTGAATAGAATAAGGAGGAATACCACCAGTTACAGTTACAATTGCAAATCCACGAAAAAAACCAGAACAAGGTGGAGAATAGGCGCTTGATTTAATTGATACCACGGGCGAATCATTTATTGTTACACTATCAGATTCAATACAGCCATTGGTGTCAGTTACAGTCACATTGTAGGTACCAGCATTTAAACCTGTTGCAGTTGGTGTTGTTTGTAAACCGGTATCACTCCAAAGATAAGTATAGGGTGGAACTCCTCCTGATATGTTTACTGTGACTTCTCCACCATTTAAACCTTCGCAGAAATTTGTAGAGCTGTTTATAGAATGATTAAGTGGGAGTGGTTGATTAATAGTAACACTTAAACCTGGGGTACAACTATCAGAATCAGTTACAATTACAGCATAAATTCCACTTGGTAAATTTAAAATATCTTGCGTGGTATCTCCTGTCGACCACAAATAGGAATATGGGGGCATACCTCCACTTACAGTTAAATCTATAGAACCATCGCTACCTCCACTACACGATACATCTGTTTTAATTGCAGCGAGCGATAATGTAGTTGGTTCATTTATAGTTATGTTTTCGATGGCTGTACAACCAGCCGAATCGTTTACTGTTAAGATATAGGTACCTGCACTAAGACCACTAATACTTGAATCAGTAAGAATTGAATCCCCAATTTGCCATTCATAAATATAGGGTGATATTCCACCTGAAGGAATTACAGAGGCAGTACCATTATTAGCTGAACATGATGTTTCATCTGTTGTAGATATGGTCAGTGTAACAGGGTTTGTGACTGTTATTTTTACAGTATCTATTGCTTCGCAATTTGCATTCGTAGCTGGTAATACAACAGTAGAAGGAAGTAAGGGCAATGTTCTTTTTAATTCAAAGGTAGTGGTTTGGTTTAAATTTACTATTATTTGGTCTGTATTTCCAATAACTGTAGTATCAGTTATATCTCTCCATTCAAATATTGTACTATCAACAGAACATAATGGTTCACCTATTGTAATATCACCACAAGCAATAGTATCATCAGTTCCGGCTGAATGAAAATATTCTATTAACTCAATCCTATCAACGTGAAGCCAATCAGGTAATCCAATTTGTTGGGGATAAATCCACAAATAATCATAATCTTGATTTGCAGTAAAGCAAACTACTATTTGCTCCCAGACAGTATTATTAACATTTAAATTTATTTCATGTAAAATTGTTTGTGATAAAATAGGTGTCGAAGGAATAGTATTAAAAGAAGTTAGAGGAAACATAGTAGAATCACCACTATCCAATAACTTTACATAAACGTTACTTAAATAATCTGTATTGCCTAGTTCATGGTTTCTTCTTCTTCTATAAAAAGAGAAAATATAATTATTACCTCCAACTACATTTATTGGTATAACAATACCTTCTCCCTGATTTGATGACATAGACCACATCTGAATAGCACCGGAATCAGGTACATTTATTCGGGTATCATAGTCAGGTGAACCATGTGAAACAAACCACTCATCTGTCCAATTTTGATTACCTACATTAAAATTACATATCATATTGCAGTTTGAAGGAGATGAACAGCCGTCCATCGCTCCGCAATTAACTACCTGAATTGTAATACATGTATAATTGCCTTGTTTTCCACCTGCTTCAACAGGTATGTAACGAAAAGTCATAATACCACTACCCCCAGGTATAAAGTCAAAAGAAATACCCGTATTGTTAATAATTGTTCCATTTGCATCTAATGGCTCAAGACAAGCAAAAGAAGCGGCATTCTTATCATTGACTAAGGGTGTAATGGTAATAGTATCACAGGATTCCATTATCTCGAAATCCGGCAAACCCGCTACATTTATTCCTCCGGAAGGCAAACCGGTAATTGTATCTCCGAAATTACCCGTTATTGCATAACCAATATCCAATAATACATAAACATCCTCATTGGTTGGAATTCGTTTATTTTCACCCTGGCCAATGGCAGGATGCATCACATAATCTACAAAAGGGCTGGAACAAGTGTTATCTAGGTGGCTAAGGCTTGAACCAACTTTATAGGTAGAGGGTGCAAAAACAGGGATTTGAATACCCGCTGAAGGGCTATTGAATTTAATGTTTGAACAACTGGAAGTAATAACACTATCAGGGTTTTGAAATGCAGGGTTAAAGATCGCATTATAGCATCCGTCCCAGTCTATCAAAGAAACACCGGTTGAGGTTTCTAAATAGGTATCATACCGTGAATAAAAATCTTTACCTGCAGCAGAAAATATACTCTGCCCGTTTGCCCCAATTAACGATCCGAAGTCAAATAAGTGGAGCGCTTCGTGTAACAGTACCGTATAAAGATCATATTTATCAAAAGGTATTGTTGGTGACGTATCGTAGTACCAGAAATCGGATAAATTATCAAATTTAACATTTATAAATCCGTCAAAGGTATTTGGTTCATTACTTTCACTATTGATAGCGTTCCAAACAAATCCATCTATTATTCCATTATTTTCTGCTAAAGTATTAGTACATGTCTTATAATAAGGGGATGCAGATGCCAAGACACCAGTTATTGGGTTAAACGCACTTGATTTTATCTCAATATTTACAGGATCTGGTGTGCTGGCAAAAAGTGCAGAAAGATCTGTAAAGACCTGGCAAACAACATTTTTCCGAAGTTGACCAAGAGTATCACTTCCAATTAGTGTTGGATCATCGAAACCTACACCCGTTCCTGATGCCCGATCCTTGAATGTTAGCTTAAAGAAACCCGCTGTACATTGATGAGAATGGTGGATAATATGCTCATCTGAGGGTATGATTAAATCTTGCAGACCAGGAACATTACCAAATCTATCGAAAGTAATCGGTTCATTTAATGAATCTATTTGTGCAAATATAATTTTAGGTAAAAGTAATCCTAAAATTATAAACGGATAGAAAAATTTGGTCTTCATAGCATTAATAAGGGTTGATGGTTTTTGCTTGGAATACAAAAAGAAATAAAAAGCAAAGATAATTCAAAAAGATAACAAAAACAAATAATACCTAACCATCGCTATTTTTTTATTTAACGGATCAACGTTCACCCTGTGGCTTCAACGTATCAGGGTAACATCCCCGTTCTTACTTTCCTTCGTCCCGTCAAAATACGCTACCTCTACATAATATACAAAAACGCCAAGATTCAGCTCAGTTCCATGAAGTGTGCCGTCCCATCCGTGTTCAGGAAGATTAGCTTCAAAATCATTCTTTTCAAATATCTTTTCACCCCAGCGGTTATAAACTACAAAAGTTATAACATTATCAATTCCAATCCCCCTGATATAAAGTGTATCATTTTTTTCATCCTCGTTTGGAGAAAAAGCGCTGGGAATAAAAAGCTCTTTACGGCAATCTTCCCTGATCGTAACGGTTAATTCATTGCTAAGCTCACCGGTACAACCCAGGTTTGTTGCTATAACGGTAATGGCATCACCATTTTTTATTTCAGTTGTAGAGTAAGTATTACTCACACTATCCTGCACCGAATCAGCGTTAACAAAAAATACATAATCGTCATAGACCGAAAGGGTCGCAGTAAAAGTGATATTATCTCCTTCACAAATTGTATTGTTAAGGGTTGTTAATGTTACAACAGGTAAGGCATTAACGGTAACTACTGTAGTATCTGAAAATGTACACTTGCCATCAGATAGTGTGTAAGTGATCGAATGCAACCCTGCAACTGTAGCTCCGGGAACAAAGATCCCCAAGGTGCTATCAGTGATACCATCACCTAACCACACTCCACCGGGAGGACTAAATCCGGCAAGCACAATAGAATCCCCTTTTTCACAAACAGAGGTATCAATCCCTGCATTAACAGGCAGCGCATTTACAGTAACTACCAAAGTATCTGTATCTGAACAGTTGGCATTAGAAAAAGTGTAAGTAACCAGATGATTCCCTGCACCTGTGAGAACAGGACTAAATATGCCTGCCAAGGTATCAATAATACCCAAACCCGACCATACCCCCCCAAGCGGGCTTCCGGTAAGCGTAATAGTACCGATACTGTCACAGGTGGTTGAAGTATCGTTTCCTGTAACGTTAGGAAAAGGAATTACTGTGGTTACAATAGCGCTACTGGGTGGGCTTGGACATCCTAAACAAGTTACTATCGCAACAATACTGTTTGTAGTATCCAGGTTTATTGTCGTAAAAACGCTGTCAGCGCTGCTTTGCACTAAGGTGGCTCCATCATAAAAATCATAAGTGCCGCATCCTGAAGGGTTTGCTGTAAAAGTAATGCTCTCACCACTGCATATCGTATCCTTATTGCTGATCAATGCCGCTATGGGTATGGGATTTACGGTAAAGATCAATGAATTGCTCACCGGGCCAATACAATCTGCACTGCTCGTAGCAATTACAGTGATAATATCACCATCACTCAGACTATCTGTTGTATAGGTACTATCCGTACTATTTTGTAAAATGGCGTTGATAAAAAATTCGTAAGTGTTGGAACCGGCAGCAGATGCAGTGATTGTTACCGTATCCCCATCGCAGATAGTGGTACCCATATCTGAGCTCAATGTAACATTGGGCAATGGATTAACAGTAAAAACTATTGTATTACTAAGAGGGCCCGGACAATAAATGTCTGAAGCAATCACTACAATACTATCGCCATCTGTTAAGGTTGTGATAGTAAAGGTATTCATAGTATCTGACTGAACAGAGCTTGCACCAATAAAAAACTCATAATTAACAAACCCTGCAGGAGAGGCTGTAAATAGCACACTATCTCCAACACAAATTGTAGTATCCGAACTGCTTAAAGCAATGGCTGGCCCTGAAAGTACTGCAATGGATACAGCATTGCCCGGAACAGAAGGGCAACCCAAATGCGTTGCCACAACCGTGATCGTATCACCGGGTTGTAAATTTGTGGCGCTGTAAGTATTGTTCGAACTATCCTGGAGTGATGTTGCTCCTGAAAAGAACTCATAGCTGTCATACCCTCCGGGAGAAGCTGTAAAAATTATACTATCGCCAAAACAAATCGTATCAGCAGTACTTGTTAAGATCACCGGCTGAGGCGGATTTACTGCAAAAAACAAAGTATTCGTCACACCGGCACAACCGAAACTGCTTATAGCCGCTACAACAATGCTGTCTCCATCGGTTAAATTTGTAGTGGTATAGGTATTGCTTAGTCCGGACTGAACAAATGTGCCTCCAACATAAAATTCATAATTATTGATACCCGATGGGTTTACGGTAAATGTCACTGAATCTCCTACACAAATTGTACTATTAGAGTCAGAGCTGCTCAAAGTTACAGCAGGCACAGGATTCACGGTAATTGTAATGGAATTGCTTGAAGGCCCGAGGCATAAAAGCAGATTGGGTACTATTACAGTGATACTATCTCCATTTGTTAAGGTATCTGTTGTAAAAACATTTCCCGAACCTGATTGGACCAGGGTGGTATCAACATAAAAATCATAGAATGCATAAGTAGCCGGTGATGCAGTAAAAATTATACTGTCTCCCTGGCATATTGTGCTGTCCGGCTCAGAATTAGTCAATAGGGCTGTGGGAATAGGCACAACCACCGGTGCCAGTATAGCGCTCGGATTGGTAAAACAGTTGCCAACAAATGCAGAAACAACTACTGAGTCGCCTGTTAATAATCCTGTTGTTGTAAAAATACTATCCGGGCTATTCTGTACTGAAACACCGTTAATAAAGAACTCATAGCTGATATAACCTGGGGGGGACGCAATAAAAGTTATGGAATCGCCAAGACAAATACTGTCGTTAGATGCTGCCAGGTCAACATTGAATGTGTTTGCAATTACGGTCACCGTGGTGGTATCGCGTACGCGTCCGCAGCAGGAAGTGGTTACCCATAATTCTATGGTATATGTTCCGGGAGAGCTGAAATAGATACTGTCAACTGTTTGGAAAGCAGGCCCGGCTACAGTATCCGGATTTGCCATACTACCAAATATCCATTCGTAATAGCTGCCTGTAATAGAGGTGATAAACGAATTTGGACAGCCTACCGTATCGGTTCCATTACCAGGAGTAATGGAAGGCGTAAGCCCGCTGCTGAAAATATCTACATAATCGGTAAAAGCAGTACCGTTAAAAGTAATGGTCTTTCTTCCTGTTGTTGAATAGATTACAGAATGTGGGCCGGCACCTGAAGCTGTTGCAGGAGCCGCGTTGGCGCCAAAACCCCAGACGGCATTTGTGCTGCCGGTGAATATTACTTCAGCATTCACACAGCCCTTATTATCAACGGTAATGGTGGGTGGAGGTGGATTGCCGGGAACTGTTGTAATGCCTAAGTTTGAAACTGATATGCCACCGTTTTCACTTAATGCAACACTTTGGCCCGTTGCACCAGTTCCTCCATTTCCTCCATTTGCCCCGCTTCCGCCATTGCCGCCTGTCCCGCCAACGCTAAAAGGATGACAAGGCCCACCAGAACCTCCTGCACCTCCGGTTCCGCCAGAACCTCCACTACCACCAGCGCCACCAGCACCACCAGGTCCGGCAGGGCCTGGATTAAGACCGCAATCCTGGATGATCCCGGCAGCGCCATTATTAAATAAAAATATAGCATACGAAGAACCACCACCGGTACCACCTGTTCCGCCCTGGCCGCTTTCACCGCCTCCGCCACCACCACCACCGCTGCCGCCTACATCATCCGCACCGCTTTGCTGACGGCCTCCCCCACCACCTCCGCCACCGCCACCGCAACCATTCGCTCCGGCTATTCCTGTACCTCCGGTATCACCCGGAACAAAATACCCCGCTATAACCGAGCCGGAAGGACCAATACTACCTGAACCACCGGCAGGTGAACCGTTATCGCCATTTCCACCCGATGTTCCAGGTATTGAATTATTACAGGAAGGACTACAAAAAAAGCAATCATCATCACCTGTACCGGTAATTCCACCTGATCCACCACAGCCTGGCGATAAACCAGCCAAACCATTCGGGCCACCTTGCCATTTTCCACCTGGTGCACCAGTCCCGCCATTGTTTCCTCCGCCACCTGCTCCTCCTGTTCCGCCAGGTGCAGGAGCTTCCTGATCATTACCAGGCCCGCCTGGCAAACCAGTTGCCCCCGGAGTACCATTTGCTCCTGAAGTTCCATCAATACCAGGCGAACCAGCTCCGGTAGTAACAATACAACGCGTAATATTATAATTTGAACAACTGCTCAGGTAAATACCGTAAACAGAAATTTGATTTCCGGGAGCATTTGCCACTGTTACGGTAATATCCTGTAATCTGAAATTAGAAACAGTGTTGCCCATCAAGCCGATTGTTGATTTACTTGCAAGATCAGGATTGGAAGCGTCCCGCGCAATAACACTCTCTGTTCCGTTGCTTTTTTCCCAGGTTACTGAATTAAATCCACCTTCAATTGTTATACTATCCTGCAATTGTAATGCATTAGTAATGGGATAAGTACCCGTAGCCAGCCATAATCTTTTTGCGGAAGGAGTAACAAGCGTTAATCCGTAGCTAAGATCTGCCGGAGTGCTTCTTGTGCCTGCTGCTCCGCTTGTAGCGCCTCCTGGAGTTACGTATATGATATTACATTCCTGGGCATATAGAAAATTGGATCCCGAAACAATCGGGAAGAAATTGTAAAAAAGAGCAATAAAAATACAAGATAAGTTGACTTTCAGTAGATAGGCTTTCATTTTTTTATTTTTTTTTGCTACGTTTTCCTGCCACAAAGACACTAAGACACTAAGTTACACAAATTTTTTAAAATTATCTTTGTGTTTCTTTGTGCCTTGGTGGCAAGGATTTTTTTTAAAAAACCTCCTAATGGGCATCTCTAAAAACTACACCATACATTCCCCTCTATCAAGAGGGGCAAGGGGTGTGTTTTAAAAAATATGTAGTTTTTAGAGATGCCCTAATGCAAATAAACGCCAAATTTATCTTTATCATCCATTATTACCTCAATACGCTCTTTAATGGTTGTCGAAAGGGAGTAACCGACATAATCAGCGGAAACAGGAAAATTCCTGTGATTTCTATCAACCAAAACCGCTGTTTGAATTTTTTTAATCTCTGCATTGAGAAAAGGCTTTAAGCAGTAAGCCATCGTTCGTCCAGTATTCAAAACATCATCACATAATACAATAGACTTATTATTAATTAAAGGGGCATATTTATTCCCGTTCTTATCGTGATCTCCGGTAATTTTTATATCACTCTGCAGGGGAGCTTTCTTATCAACAAAAACCTTAAAAAGGGTTGTTTTGACAGGCGAGATTTTACAAAATTCGCTTTGAACTTGC is drawn from Cytophagales bacterium and contains these coding sequences:
- a CDS encoding gliding motility-associated C-terminal domain-containing protein, translating into MANPDTVAGPAFQTVDSIYFSSPGTYTIELWVTTSCCGRVRDTTTVTVIANTFNVDLAASNDSICLGDSITFIASPPGYISYEFFINGVSVQNSPDSIFTTTGLLTGDSVVVSAFVGNCFTNPSAILAPVVVPIPTALLTNSEPDSTICQGDSIIFTASPATYAFYDFYVDTTLVQSGSGNVFTTDTLTNGDSITVIVPNLLLCLGPSSNSITITVNPVPAVTLSSSDSNSTICVGDSVTFTVNPSGINNYEFYVGGTFVQSGLSNTYTTTNLTDGDSIVVAAISSFGCAGVTNTLFFAVNPPQPVILTSTADTICFGDSIIFTASPGGYDSYEFFSGATSLQDSSNNTYSATNLQPGDTITVVATHLGCPSVPGNAVSIAVLSGPAIALSSSDTTICVGDSVLFTASPAGFVNYEFFIGASSVQSDTMNTFTITTLTDGDSIVVIASDIYCPGPLSNTIVFTVNPLPNVTLSSDMGTTICDGDTVTITASAAGSNTYEFFINAILQNSTDSTYTTDSLSDGDIITVIATSSADCIGPVSNSLIFTVNPIPIAALISNKDTICSGESITFTANPSGCGTYDFYDGATLVQSSADSVFTTINLDTTNSIVAIVTCLGCPSPPSSAIVTTVIPFPNVTGNDTSTTCDSIGTITLTGSPLGGVWSGLGIIDTLAGIFSPVLTGAGNHLVTYTFSNANCSDTDTLVVTVNALPVNAGIDTSVCEKGDSIVLAGFSPPGGVWLGDGITDSTLGIFVPGATVAGLHSITYTLSDGKCTFSDTTVVTVNALPVVTLTTLNNTICEGDNITFTATLSVYDDYVFFVNADSVQDSVSNTYSTTEIKNGDAITVIATNLGCTGELSNELTVTIREDCRKELFIPSAFSPNEDEKNDTLYIRGIGIDNVITFVVYNRWGEKIFEKNDFEANLPEHGWDGTLHGTELNLGVFVYYVEVAYFDGTKESKNGDVTLIR
- a CDS encoding phosphoribosyltransferase, producing MVASQQHLILNKNQVKQKIKRIAFEIYENNFDEQELIFAGIVNKGYLFALQVQSEFCKISPVKTTLFKVFVDKKAPLQSDIKITGDHDKNGNKYAPLINNKSIVLCDDVLNTGRTMAYCLKPFLNAEIKKIQTAVLVDRNHRNFPVSADYVGYSLSTTIKERIEVIMDDKDKFGVYLH